The genomic DNA ACTACAACATCGAATCAGCAACTTTCTCTTTGTTGCCTGCCACGAAAGACGGTTACAACTTCGACGGATGGTATGATCAAAACGACCAAATGATCACTGAAATTACCGCGGGATCGATGGGTGACATCACACTGACCGCTGGCTTCTCGACGATCAGTTACACTATCAATTATGAACTCAATGGCGGTATGAACGATGATAACAACATTGTTCATTACAACATCGAATCAGCAACTTTCGCTTTGTTGCCTGCCACGAAAGATGGTTACAACTTCGACGGATGGTATGATCAAAACAACCAAATGGTTACTGAAATTACCGCGGGATCAATGGGTGACATCACTTTGACCGCTGGCTTCTCGACGATCAGTTACACCATTAATTATGAACTGAATGGCGGCATGAACGATGATAACAACATTGTTCATTACAACATCGAATCAGCAACTTTCACTTTGTTGCCTGCCACGAAAGACGGTTACAACTTCGACGGATGGTATGATGAAAACAACCAAATGGTTACTGAAATTACCGCGGGATCGATGGGTGACATCACTTTAACCGCTGGCTTCTCGACGATCAGTTACACCATCAATTATGAATTGAATGGTGGTCTGAACGATGGCGGAAACCCTGCTAACTACAACATCGAATCAGCAACCTTTGCTTTGTTGCCTGCCACAAAAGATGGTTACAACTTCGACGGATGGTATGATGAAAACGACCAAATGGTTACTGAAATTACCGCGGGGTCAATGGGTGACATCACTTTGACCGCTGGCTTCTCAACGATCAGTTACACCATCAATTATGAACTGAATGGTGGTATGAACGATAGCGGAAATCCTGCTAACTACAACATCGAATCAGCAACTTTCGCTTTGTTGCCTGCCACCAAAGATGGTTACAACTTCGACGGATGGTATGATGAAAACGACCAAATGGTTACTGAAATTACTGCGGGATCAATGGGTGATATCACTTTGACCGCTGGCTTCTCGACGATCAGCTATGCCATCAATTATGAATTGAATGGTGGTGTTAATGCTGCTGAAAACCCTGCTGAATATACCCTCGCCGATGCATTTACCTTAGCGGATGCCGAAAAAACCGCTTATGACTTTATGGGCTGGTTTGATAATGCGGAATTTACAGGAGAGGCAATCACGGAGGTTACGGCAGGTACAAGCGGTGCGCTGACGTTCCATGCGAAATTTGAAGCTACCGTTTATACGATCACGTATCATTTGGATGGTGGCGTGAACGATGGGGAAAATCCTGAGGCTTATACTGTTAAGGAGACCATCACGCTGGCTGATGCACAAAAGGACGATTACACTTTCGAAGGATGGTATTTAAATGCCGACCTGACGGGCGATGCCGTGGTGGAGATTTCTGAAACTTCTGGTCATTTGGATTTATATGCCAAATTCCAAAAAGTACTCAATACTTCCGTTGCGCAGCAAAATGTGAAAATCTTCCCGAACCCTGCAGCTGACCATATTTTCATTGAAGGTGGTGCAGGAAGTCAGGTGGTATTCTTTACCCCTGATGGAAAGGCCATGATGACCCAATCTTTGAGTCTGGCAACGCAACGCATCGACATCTCTACATTGTCTTCAGGACTGTACATCGTAAAAATCGACCATAAAGTGTTCAAGCTTTATATCCGATAAATATTGCATTTAACTTGTGGGTAGCGCGGGGTTGAAAGAAAAACACCCGCCATGCCCACAAGCTATTTTTCCTTAGTCGCCGGTTTGGCGAACAAAAAAGCAAGGGTTGTCGCTGACTGTAAATCAGGTGATGGAGCACAAAATCAATTTTGTTCAGTCCATCATCAGAGGAGCACGGCCACAACCCTTTTTTGTGTTTTAGCGCAAAAAAAATCCCTCCCCAAAAAGCATTGGAAAGGGATTCTGGTAGAAATGCAGTGCAACCTTTATTTCACCATTACAGGTTTTGACAATTTAGAAATGCCGTTTTCATTGAAAGATTCTATCGCAACATAATATTTGGTATCGCGATCCAATGAAGGCAATTTCAGTGATGTTTTATCGTACACCAACCACGATTCATACAACTTATCTGGAGCAATACCCCAACGAATGTTGTAGCCCTGTGCGCCTTTAACTTTTGCCCAAGTCAGCATCGCATCACGACGGTCTTTTTGGCGCTCCACTTTAAAGTGTTTTACACTTGCTGGTTTCGCCCCTTCACCTTTACCAAAAATTCGGAATTCCGACATGGCTAAATTCGGCGTTGGCACATGGATGTTTTTGTAACGCACAAAGCGCGCACGTACAGGTGCAGGCAACTGAACATAGTCGTTTGGAACGTCCTTATAATTGTTGCGCTTGTCAACAATCGTTTTCCAGGTTTTGCCATCCATCGATGCCTCCACAACATATTGGTGGCGCATGTCTTTGTATCGGCCATACAAACCAGACTCATGATCATGGAAATTGATTTGTAGCGCATAGATTTTCCCTGGCTTCTGAAGGTCAATTTCAACAAATTGCTGGTCGTCATTGGCTTTTGCTACCCAGTAAGATTTAGAGTTCTCATCCGTCAGTACTGGCGCCAGCAATTCACCTTTGGCGTTTTTGGTTACTTTCAGTGTATCGACAAGGTATTCGCCATCAGCAGCAGTGCTTTTGTTCACTTCCATCCAAGAAGAGGCCACCTTGGCAGGCTTGTTATAAGAAAGCAACATCCAGCCTGCAAACTGCCCTGGTTTGGTCGGGTGATTGGAACCAAAGCGAGGGTAATCGCCAAACTGCGTATCTGCATGCATCAAGCCCTCTTTGTCAAAGTAAGTTGGGAACATACACAAACGGCGCTCCCAGTGCGAGTTCGACGCCAGTGCCATCGATGCAAAATGCCAATACTGGCCGTGAACATCCTTCATGGTAGAACCGTGACCTGAACCGTTAATGAAACCACCTGGTTTCAAACACATTGGGTTCGACTTCATGTACTTCCAAGGGCCAAGTGGGGTGTCGCCAATATAAACGCCATCCGCATACACATTAAATTCTGTGCCTGGTGCGCCATATTGCAAGTAGTATTTACCGTTGTGTTTCGTCATCGATGCCCCCTCAATATAACCTTCTTTCAGGGTTGGATGGTAGTTGTTTTCACCGAAACGTTCCCAGCCATGCAAAGACTCATCAAGGTTGATCATTTCATACACCTTGTTCTGATAAGTGAAACGCTTGGTGCGGTTCATTTTTCGTGCGCGGATCGGTAATTTATTGGAAGAACCCCAATACATATAAGCCTGTCCGTCGTCGTCGATGAACAACTCAGGATCCTGCAAATTATGGATGATCGACCGCGAAGGAGTCCATTCTCCAGCCTTTGGATTGTCGGTATGCAAAATCGACATTGAACCAGAAGGGTTTCCCGCTACATAGAGTACCGAATCTTTATAGTTGAAGGCCGTCGGTGCATTGGAGCCCTGAAAGTACCAGTTTTTAGGCGTGATGAAATCCCAGTTCACCAAATCTGTTGAATGCCAGTAACCCATTGATCGGGTTACGAACATATAGTACTCCCCACGAAACTCTACCGCTGAAGGGTCAGCCCCTGAACGATAGGAAATATCTTTTTGGGAATTATAAATCATGTACGTGTAATCCACATTCAGCGGGTTACAGTAGGTCTGTGGCAATTGCGTCTGTGCCATCGCACTTCCACCAAACAAGGCAGCGGCAGCAACGGACATCAACAACTTTTTGATTGCTTTCATTTTCAGTCGTTTAGTAAGTATTTTTCTATTCTTTTCTATTTTAAATTAACTCGTTGGTGGCAGGGCTGTTTGTTTAGCGGCTGTTGCACAACTGTCCTTGAAAGAACAATATCCAAATTTTATGCGGCCACTTATCTGCTTCGACTTAAAACCCGAAGCGATTACAAAATATACCTTCGGCACAGCAGTCCTGAAAGGACTTTTCGCAACAGACATGGAATTCATTCCATGGGTAAATGAGCGTGAGCAAATTTTATTTGGTTTGATAAATTGCAAACGTAGTTGCGCGACAGCCCCCAACAAATCATATAATTTTATCCCTGCATAGGCATGAAAATTTTATTTATGGTGCGAGAACAACCAATCCATCAAGCCTGGGGTAGTAAACATTGGATCGTTCCATGGGCCGTGACCGATACCAGGGAATACGTCCTGTTTCACTTCCATCTTGGCATCCTTCATGGCTTGAACCATGTGGTTAGCATAGCTAATGTCCACTACTCCGTCGGCATCGCCGTGCATAATACGGAAAGCCATTTTTGAACAATGATCAACAATATCCTGAGGATTTCCACCACCAGACATCACAACCGCCGCCGCAAAAGTTTTCGGCATACGGTAGCATAATTCATACGTACCCATGGCGCCTGAAGAGATTCCCATGGCATACATTTGCTTCGTATCGACAACCTTTTTTGCCTGAAGGTCATTCACCAATTTCATTACTAATGATAAATACGGTGTTGGCTCCTCTTTATACTTCCAGAACCATTTCAATTTGTCTTTGCCCGCAACTTTGCTGTCCCAACGAGTGCTTGTAGGGCATTGTGGAAATACGACAATTGCCTGGTGCTGATTGCGGAAACCATCTTCCAAAAAGAAAGCCCCTCCGTTACTCAGCTGGCGTTGATTGTCGTTGCCGCGTTCCCCCAAACCATGCAGTACCACAATCAATGGGTATTGCTTTGCAGGGTCGTAGTTTTTCGGAAACAGCATACGGTAATTCAGGCTGCCTTCAGTCCCTTCAAAAACCTTGTCATAATACTGATCCATAGGTGTTTTAAGGATTCTGTCGTAAGGCAGATAAGAAGTAACAGGATTAGAAAGCGGCTTTACCACCTCCTGAATTGGGCTGTCCTCTTTAGATGTACAACTCATAAAAGCGCACACCATCATGGCCAAAGCTAATAATTTTTTCATAACAGTATTGCGATTATTTATTGTTGAACAGTTGAGAAACGTCGTCTGCAGAAAGGGTGGCGTTATAGATCTTCACATTGTCGATCTGCCCTGTTGCAGTGCCATATTTGTAACGGTTGTAATTCGGTAAGCCCGAGCCGATCGTCAATTTGGTCACCGATTTCCAGTTGATCTCCGAAGACATTTTGTTGGTTACCGACAACTCCCCGTTCACATACATTTTCAATTGCCCTTTACCGATCGTCAAAACAATATGATCCCAGCTATTGAGTGAGAAAGGATGGCTGTGAACGATGGTAGAACCACCCGAAGCACTTTTTGCGGAAGAGCCACACCAGGTATCGCCATTCACCATACCAATATTGGCACTGTATCCCTTATCGCGTTTCAGTACCGCTACACCGTTAAATGCCTGGGCATCGTCGCCCCAAAGGGTTACTAAAGCCGCACGACCTTTTTGCGCAGGATCGTTTTTGTACCATAAAGAAATCGTCATGGCCTGATCTTTATCGGCCATCCATTTCGCACCGCTCACATCATAGGTCAGGTAGCTGTTTTCTGCTCCCTGATATGCCTGGCTCGCTGGCGAATGTCCCTGAGCAAAAGTGATTGGCCCAACCGCTGTGGCCTTCAGCCCACCGTTAAGATCATCGGCCTTCTTGCCCTCAAAATCAGTCTCAAACACCAACCCTGGCTTTTTGTACTTACTGACCGTCACAGGAATCTCCAAAGTATCCAACTGCCCATCTTTGCCCTCAACAATAGCCAAAAAAGTATGGTCTCCAGCAGACTGCACCCCAAGGTCGAAGCTGAATTCTGCGATTTCACTATTGAGGAACTTGTTGCGCTCCTGCACCTTATCGCCGTCAATTACACGAATATCTTTCAGCCCTAAACTTGCTTGCCCACGAAGCTCAAGAATCAATTTATCGTGATCAGTAACATTGAGCTGATCCTGATTCAATAGTGTGGTTTTTACAATGCCTGTCTCCTTTTGTATCGGAGTCGGATCATCGCTGGTAGAACACGCACACATCATTGCGATCAATGATGTTGTGGTAAAAACGCTACCCAATAGTTTTACTTTAGTCATAAGTGTGTTATTAAAAAGAAAAAAACAGGCGGATGCTGGCTAGTATTTTTACTGACTTATAGTCCCTCTTCCTTTCAGTAGAAGGTAAAAATCGGTTATTATTTCAGGCTGATAAAAATAACGGTTGGCTTACAGATGGTGCGAGAACAACCAATCCATTAGGCCTGGCTCTTTGAACATTGGATCGTTCCATGGGCCGTGACCGATACCGTGGTAAGTGTTGCGTACCACTTCGATATTGGCTGCTTTCAATGCTGCTTCCATGCGGTCGGCATAGGCAGGATCTACTACGTTGTCGGCATCGCCATGCATGATGCGGAAGGCCATGTGTGAACATTTGGCAACAATATCTTTAGGATTTCCCCCACCAGACATGTAGTAACCGGCAGCAAAAGTATTTGGCATGCGGTAAGAAATTTCATAGGCAGTCATACAACCCATTGAAATTCCACCAACATAACATCTGCTTTTGTCCACAATACCACTGTTGTTAATGAAGTCTTTGGTGAAGTCCATCAACATGGCCAACTGATGGTTCGGTGCCTTGTCATAAGTCCAGTACCAGTCTTTTTTCTTGGTGGTATAATGTTCCTTGCCTGATCCGGGCATCACTTTGGAATCCCAACGGTAGCCACGTGGACATTGTGGGAACACGACGATCGCAGGGTGATTTTTGCGGAAGTCTTCATTCAAAAAGAATTTACCGCCATTGTTCAATTGGCTGGCGTTATTGCTGCCGCACTCTCCCATTCCGTGGATCATCAAGATCATTGGGTATTTTTTGTGCGGATCAAAATTTTCAGGATACAACACACGGTATTGCATAATACCATCCTTATTGATGTAAACCTTGTGCAGGTAATTGTCCAGAGGTTTTTTCACTTCCTGCTGATATGGCAGGTAGGAAGTTTTTGCCTCAACAATCGAGCTTTCTTTTTTTTGCTCAGGTTTAGGGCTGCAGCTCGCCAAGGCGATGATCAGCAATACGATTCCGCTAAGATATTTCATAGCATTTATTGTGTTTAGTCGTTTAGATTTTTGTAATATTCCTTACATCTTCTGCCGAAAGCGTTGAATTGAAAATCTTTACATGATCAATGCTTCCTGTGGCGGTCTGATAGTTAAATCGTTTATAATTAGGCAATCCCGATCCTATGGACAAGGTATTCACATTGCGCCAATCAATTTTATGATGAAGGTCATTCTGTACTGCCAAAACCCCATTGACATATAATTTCAGCATTTTGGGACTGACCGTCAGCACCACATGATCCCAGCCATTTTTACTGAAAGGCATATCATGGATAATTTCGGAACCCCCCGAAGGCGTTTGTGCAGAAGCACCACACCAGGTATCGCCTGCCACAGTACCAATATTGGCCGTATAGCCATTTTCCCGACGCATTAACGTGATGCCCTGCAATCCTTTTGATGCCCACATACTGAGTATCGCCTCCCGATTGGTCGCTTTAGCGGCGCATTTATACCAAAAGGAAATCGACAGGCGGCTGCCCTTCCAGTTCACCGACGAAATATCATAGGTCAGGTAACTGCGGATATTTCCCCGATAGGCCGAAGAGTGCAGGCCCTTCACCCCACGGGTAAATTGTGGACGGCCCTTAATTTTAGCCTTTAAAAACCCTTTGATGTCGTTCACCTGATGGTGATCAAAATCTACATGAAATACCAGCTTGGGCTTTTTATATTCGCACACGGGCAAATCGAAAGAAAGGGAATCCACCTGTCCATGGATATTTTCAGTAAGGCCCAATAGGTGGTGCTCCCCCGCAGGCAGCTTACCGATATCGAAAGTGAATTCCGCAATATGCGGATTCATAAAATGGCGCCTTTGCCCCAACACTTTCTTCCCTTCTAAAATCTTGATGGCCTTCAGCCCCGACACCGACTCCCCACGCAAATCCACCGATACCTCATCATGGTTATTGAAATCAAAATCTGCCTTATTGAGCACGCTTGTTTTTAAAAATGGGTCCGATTGCTGACGGGAACACCCCATCACGATGGCCCCCATCAAACAGACGGCTACGAATTGAATAAAGCAATTGATTTTGTTCATGATATCCTTTCAAAATTAGGCGTAAAACATCAGGCTGAGGCGGGGAATCGAGGGATTATTTTTTCCACTGAAACAACCAGTCGAGCAGTTCAGGAGTAGCAAATGCACTGTCCCAGCTGTTGTGGTTGGCCCCTTCCACCAAGGTGTATTTGGTGCCTGAATTATACTTTTTGATTTTATTGTAAATCGCTCTTGAATAGTGGTTGGGAACGATATCATCCTTGGAGCCATGGAAGAACCAAATTGGCTTACGGCGGTACCGATGCGCCAGCTCGGGATTGTTCCCGCCGCAAATCACAACCGCCGCCGCATATTTATGAGGCCACCGCTGCAAACAATCCAGCGTACCGAAACCGCCGAGCGAAAGCCCCATCACATATACTTGCTTTTTATTGACCTGTCCACTTGCCCGCAGGCTGTCCACCAATTCATTCACCAAAGCCATGGCAGGCTGTGGTTTTTTGGTTTTGGGAAAAAGGAAGGTAGCATCCTCCCCTTTTTTATGCGTGCGCGACATCTTCACCCAGCTTTGATCTTTTGGGCACTGTGGAAAAATGACTATGGCAGGGTGCTTGGCCATATTTTCAGCATTGGTGAATACCGAAGCGCCATGCACCAGCTGAATTTTATTGTCGTTGCCTCGCTCGCCTGAGCCGTGCAAAAAAACCACCAAGGGGTATTGCTTCCCTTGCTCAAAATGTGCAGGCTTCAGCATACGGTAATTTAATACCTGATTTCCTGAAGTAAACTGCCGCGCCTCAAAGTGCCCTTCCTGTGCTTGTGCCAAGCTTAGGGTACTGACCATCGCCAGTACCATTAAAGCTATTTTTTTGATTATTCCGATCCCCATTATTGTACTGCGATGGTTTTTCCATGACGTGTAAACCCAAGCTTCTGAAGTCCTTTCAGGATTTCTTTATTCTTCATAAAATTATTCCACAGCAAGCCCGAGCGATAATTTTCCATCATGTTTACAATCGGTCCCTGATCAATCGCCAGGTAGTTTTTACGCACCCAAGGGGTTGAAGTACCGCGCAAGGCAGGCTTCACGGCATCATAAAAACCGTATTTCCCGAAGGTATCTTTTCCGAAGTTTCTGTAAAGGTTTTTAAGCACCTTCATGGATTCCGCTGGAGCGTAAGGCATTGAAGAAAGTGCCGCTGTTGGGGCAATCACGCCATAATCACGGTTGGGTGCACTTGCGCCATAGCCATTCGGTACCAGATCACTGGCGGTGAGTCCCCAAAGGTTTTCACCATAACCGGCATAGCCTCTTGGGTTATCGATACAATAAGCGCGGTTGATTAACGTATGACGACGGTTTTGCTCCCAGTAATTAGCATACTGATCACGCAAGCCACGAGGATCAAGCCCCTGATAAGAATAATGGGCAAAGAATAATGGGCCACCCATGTGTTCCTTATTACCCAAAGGCAAACTCATGCCATAATAAATATTGCCATTGCGGTGGGTAACGCTATTTCTGCCCGCCCAAACGGTGTTGTAACCCGCCTTGGTGATGGGGTGTGTTGGCGACGATTCCGCAAGAATGTAGGCAATCAGGCATTCATTGTAACCATGAATGACGAAGTTCATTTTGAAGCCGTATTTCTTGGACCAGTGCCAGGTCAATCCTTTTTGTCCGTTGGTATACCATTGCCAGTCCATGCCTTCCCAAAGGTCGGTAATGGTATTGCGCAATGCAGTTTCAGATTTGTTGTTTTTATTGAAGTACTGACGGACGGTCAGCAATCCTTCCGCCATAAAAGCAGACTCTACTAAATCGCCACCATCATCGTATTTTGAAAAGGCTTTGGTTTTTCCATTGGAAGCATAATACCAATGCGACCACATGCCATGATAACGCTCTGCATTTTTCAAAAAGTGCGTAATTTTTGTCAGGCGAGCCACCGCCTGCTCACGGGTGA from Persicobacter psychrovividus includes the following:
- a CDS encoding family 43 glycosylhydrolase — its product is MKAIKKLLMSVAAAALFGGSAMAQTQLPQTYCNPLNVDYTYMIYNSQKDISYRSGADPSAVEFRGEYYMFVTRSMGYWHSTDLVNWDFITPKNWYFQGSNAPTAFNYKDSVLYVAGNPSGSMSILHTDNPKAGEWTPSRSIIHNLQDPELFIDDDGQAYMYWGSSNKLPIRARKMNRTKRFTYQNKVYEMINLDESLHGWERFGENNYHPTLKEGYIEGASMTKHNGKYYLQYGAPGTEFNVYADGVYIGDTPLGPWKYMKSNPMCLKPGGFINGSGHGSTMKDVHGQYWHFASMALASNSHWERRLCMFPTYFDKEGLMHADTQFGDYPRFGSNHPTKPGQFAGWMLLSYNKPAKVASSWMEVNKSTAADGEYLVDTLKVTKNAKGELLAPVLTDENSKSYWVAKANDDQQFVEIDLQKPGKIYALQINFHDHESGLYGRYKDMRHQYVVEASMDGKTWKTIVDKRNNYKDVPNDYVQLPAPVRARFVRYKNIHVPTPNLAMSEFRIFGKGEGAKPASVKHFKVERQKDRRDAMLTWAKVKGAQGYNIRWGIAPDKLYESWLVYDKTSLKLPSLDRDTKYYVAIESFNENGISKLSKPVMVK
- a CDS encoding glucoamylase family protein, whose translation is MKKKITSVFLTLLLMLPIAGAWAKTDHLKLKAEGYDSHVDLQWQAVKGATAYQIFAREEGQKEFTLRAKTADLHYLDFVTDLGRNIALDYKVTPVVNGHALASSAVAHAAIHDFSDDQLVNMVQQYTFRYFWDYADAKTGLAWERNSDPKDAAIAIGGSGFGVMTIVVAAEHGWITREQAVARLTKITHFLKNAERYHGMWSHWYYASNGKTKAFSKYDDGGDLVESAFMAEGLLTVRQYFNKNNKSETALRNTITDLWEGMDWQWYTNGQKGLTWHWSKKYGFKMNFVIHGYNECLIAYILAESSPTHPITKAGYNTVWAGRNSVTHRNGNIYYGMSLPLGNKEHMGGPLFFAHYSYQGLDPRGLRDQYANYWEQNRRHTLINRAYCIDNPRGYAGYGENLWGLTASDLVPNGYGASAPNRDYGVIAPTAALSSMPYAPAESMKVLKNLYRNFGKDTFGKYGFYDAVKPALRGTSTPWVRKNYLAIDQGPIVNMMENYRSGLLWNNFMKNKEILKGLQKLGFTRHGKTIAVQ
- a CDS encoding alpha/beta hydrolase-fold protein gives rise to the protein MGIGIIKKIALMVLAMVSTLSLAQAQEGHFEARQFTSGNQVLNYRMLKPAHFEQGKQYPLVVFLHGSGERGNDNKIQLVHGASVFTNAENMAKHPAIVIFPQCPKDQSWVKMSRTHKKGEDATFLFPKTKKPQPAMALVNELVDSLRASGQVNKKQVYVMGLSLGGFGTLDCLQRWPHKYAAAVVICGGNNPELAHRYRRKPIWFFHGSKDDIVPNHYSRAIYNKIKKYNSGTKYTLVEGANHNSWDSAFATPELLDWLFQWKK
- a CDS encoding alpha/beta hydrolase-fold protein, which produces MKYLSGIVLLIIALASCSPKPEQKKESSIVEAKTSYLPYQQEVKKPLDNYLHKVYINKDGIMQYRVLYPENFDPHKKYPMILMIHGMGECGSNNASQLNNGGKFFLNEDFRKNHPAIVVFPQCPRGYRWDSKVMPGSGKEHYTTKKKDWYWTYDKAPNHQLAMLMDFTKDFINNSGIVDKSRCYVGGISMGCMTAYEISYRMPNTFAAGYYMSGGGNPKDIVAKCSHMAFRIMHGDADNVVDPAYADRMEAALKAANIEVVRNTYHGIGHGPWNDPMFKEPGLMDWLFSHHL
- a CDS encoding InlB B-repeat-containing protein; translated protein: MNDSGNPANYNIESATFTLLPATKDGYNFDGWYDQNNQMVTEITAGSMGDITLTAGFSTISYTINYELNGGMNDSGNPANYNIESATFALLPATKDGYNFDGWYDQNNQMVTEITAGSLGDITLTAGFSTISYAINYQLNGGANDSGNPANYNIESATFSLLPATKDGYNFDGWYDQNDQMITEITAGSMGDITLTAGFSTISYTINYELNGGMNDDNNIVHYNIESATFALLPATKDGYNFDGWYDQNNQMVTEITAGSMGDITLTAGFSTISYTINYELNGGMNDDNNIVHYNIESATFTLLPATKDGYNFDGWYDENNQMVTEITAGSMGDITLTAGFSTISYTINYELNGGLNDGGNPANYNIESATFALLPATKDGYNFDGWYDENDQMVTEITAGSMGDITLTAGFSTISYTINYELNGGMNDSGNPANYNIESATFALLPATKDGYNFDGWYDENDQMVTEITAGSMGDITLTAGFSTISYAINYELNGGVNAAENPAEYTLADAFTLADAEKTAYDFMGWFDNAEFTGEAITEVTAGTSGALTFHAKFEATVYTITYHLDGGVNDGENPEAYTVKETITLADAQKDDYTFEGWYLNADLTGDAVVEISETSGHLDLYAKFQKVLNTSVAQQNVKIFPNPAADHIFIEGGAGSQVVFFTPDGKAMMTQSLSLATQRIDISTLSSGLYIVKIDHKVFKLYIR
- a CDS encoding alpha/beta hydrolase-fold protein; the protein is MKKLLALAMMVCAFMSCTSKEDSPIQEVVKPLSNPVTSYLPYDRILKTPMDQYYDKVFEGTEGSLNYRMLFPKNYDPAKQYPLIVVLHGLGERGNDNQRQLSNGGAFFLEDGFRNQHQAIVVFPQCPTSTRWDSKVAGKDKLKWFWKYKEEPTPYLSLVMKLVNDLQAKKVVDTKQMYAMGISSGAMGTYELCYRMPKTFAAAVVMSGGGNPQDIVDHCSKMAFRIMHGDADGVVDISYANHMVQAMKDAKMEVKQDVFPGIGHGPWNDPMFTTPGLMDWLFSHHK
- a CDS encoding LamG domain-containing protein, whose amino-acid sequence is MNKINCFIQFVAVCLMGAIVMGCSRQQSDPFLKTSVLNKADFDFNNHDEVSVDLRGESVSGLKAIKILEGKKVLGQRRHFMNPHIAEFTFDIGKLPAGEHHLLGLTENIHGQVDSLSFDLPVCEYKKPKLVFHVDFDHHQVNDIKGFLKAKIKGRPQFTRGVKGLHSSAYRGNIRSYLTYDISSVNWKGSRLSISFWYKCAAKATNREAILSMWASKGLQGITLMRRENGYTANIGTVAGDTWCGASAQTPSGGSEIIHDMPFSKNGWDHVVLTVSPKMLKLYVNGVLAVQNDLHHKIDWRNVNTLSIGSGLPNYKRFNYQTATGSIDHVKIFNSTLSAEDVRNITKI
- a CDS encoding LamG domain-containing protein — its product is MTKVKLLGSVFTTTSLIAMMCACSTSDDPTPIQKETGIVKTTLLNQDQLNVTDHDKLILELRGQASLGLKDIRVIDGDKVQERNKFLNSEIAEFSFDLGVQSAGDHTFLAIVEGKDGQLDTLEIPVTVSKYKKPGLVFETDFEGKKADDLNGGLKATAVGPITFAQGHSPASQAYQGAENSYLTYDVSGAKWMADKDQAMTISLWYKNDPAQKGRAALVTLWGDDAQAFNGVAVLKRDKGYSANIGMVNGDTWCGSSAKSASGGSTIVHSHPFSLNSWDHIVLTIGKGQLKMYVNGELSVTNKMSSEINWKSVTKLTIGSGLPNYNRYKYGTATGQIDNVKIYNATLSADDVSQLFNNK